In Hevea brasiliensis isolate MT/VB/25A 57/8 unplaced genomic scaffold, ASM3005281v1 Scaf61, whole genome shotgun sequence, the sequence ctgtgtaggttcaattggtgtttggccaattggacatgaaactagacttataatgacacaatttttctgaagaaaccatgctcaaaagaccaaagcaagtggaccgaaagttggccccaatccggataccctgcaagcaaattctgcagaatgaccaaatgaacagtgttcatttggccataactcactgtagaatggtccatttgacctgaaatttttacagaaacaagatgagatatagacaaacaactttcatgaagaaacctaccccaaattatgaccagaacctattcaacaaggcaatggcagtcactattcattgtactgcagatttggtaaattctgcagattggaaatccggccagctgtggtttttggaccatatctggagctacaaaactccaaatggagtgattcaaaaaaagaaattcaactagacaaaataaggaacaaatttaatgtttaccatttcctcaaatttccaatgtaacagtccctaatggaacagtaaacttatggtacaaaaattgaaaattctgccccttagtgctaagcttggaaatggatttggtaattaattccaacaagttttaaatgcaaaatgtggtacattgggagtgttaaaaccaatgcacctattttctatccaaaagtcaacatttttgttgactaatgaagtgaatagtgacaccaaaacttgaaatttacaaattaaagaattttaaagtatcaaatgccctagtatacctaacaagattggtttggatagtttggcatgccaatagggttcagttagcagtactgcacatggcgttatgccattctgtgattttatggcttttagccattttgatattgtgttgagacttgtcctcgtgcctaatattatttatagcttgttagctgttctgttgcacaccgggagatacatatgtgaccgatggtgtgactgcccgagatacttgatacccagtgccagtttacccgtttatccagtctagtcgtccagtataggttacttgggcaaccaaatgaatgaaagtggataaagttaacgaaatgaatggatatacaaatacaaaacaaataagacatgtacattcaatacatatttattttctgctattttcttttattttattattgcaccactaagcattattgcttagcgcgttgcttttgccacgcgtaggttctggagatactgatcgtgagcccagtagaccgcagactgggtgagtccatcctgcatctcaagcatagtgtccgtgtcacctcaccacctacagtgcattggtaggacactaggcttcattttggtattttgtaattgatttttattttcctttgtgtaaatgaagcttatgtaatgtattttgattttcatgtaaataatgaaaattgtgttgatgaatggaaaagtgaatgtttatttgtgatttgtacatgattatcatatgagatgaatgattgagaaatgaaattgaaaaatgttgagattttgatgatctctggagtttgagaatgatgagaaatgattattggaagtgtttttaacaggttccgaagaacggttttctccagttttagccggtactctgccggattttttataaaattttcggaacctcaaataaattataattttaataaatgacttaaatgaattatatttcacaaattgtattcaaaactatgataaaaattaattgagataaaatggagtgttctggatacaccgtgtgacatagcttactcggatatactgtagacgggtaaggggtgtcacagttcttCACTTATTTAAGAAATTCATTGTTTATTGTATTTAAGTAAACAAggatattattaatatatatcctcttattattatattttcatatactaaaataaagtaataaattttgataattatttaaaaattggcCATAAAAaagtcataaaaaataaaattattattttaattttcaatttgatATTCATCAATATTTCTGGAGACAGAAAAGTTTGAAaagtcaatttttattttttttttagttaaattctataaaaataatcaaatttttttaacaaaattgatttttttttaatttttacaaaataaactaaattgttttgaagaaaaaagaaagcaacaaattttataaaaataattttcgattttattttttataaaattttattttgaattataataaaaaacttaattaaatagaatttaattacaaatataattaaaaattttaaatttatataaactctataatcaattaaaaaataaaatttaaaataaattaatttttaatagccaatcaaattttgtctttttattgtaatattaGTAAATCACTATGGGTATTTTTGGCAAAACTAATATTCTCCTCTCTCTTCTCACATTTATATATAGTATAGATAAATTATAGATTATATATAGATAAATATGCAGATAGATTGTAAATTATAgatagattaataatattttttattttttatttattaatttcttattttaattaattatttcttataaaattttatatttaattgaaactTAAATATAAATGACTAAGAAATTTAAACTCATATAAActttaaacttaaaaaattttaaatttatacaaactttaaaattaatttaaataataaaaatataattataattaattttaagcatGAAAGATAATTTAGGTAAAGCTAATATTTTCACCTCCTTTATAcattcataaaaaaatataaatataaatataaataatcctcaaaaatatattttttattaaaatttatattttaaaaatttaataattttgtaaaatatttaaataatatttatttaaaaaatatatatatatatatatattatatttaatgacGGATTTAATAAGAGATACCTAACATATTATAGTTCAATATgaatatcatttttttaatttaaatacattttaaatttaattatatattatttaaatttattttaataaaatttaattaaattaaatgctTAAAAATATACAATTCCATGCTATTTCCAAAGCTTTCAACAattccttttctttctttatttgataAGTCAATTCCGTTTCAAGGATTTCCAAGAATTATCCAAATGTTCCCCTCTCTTCAAATGTGAAAAACATGTAACACCAAAGCACTTCACCCTCTGCCACTCCTTACCCCATTGAAACAGACACTCAACTTTCCGAAATTCCTTTGATGCCCAAAATACCCACCAACTTTCACACCAAATGACCCTAAGAAAATTCCAATTTCTTAGGCTACTTTTGCCAATACGTTAAAAGATTTTTGTAGCATACCGGCCAGTAAACCATCCAAACTAAATGAattcatatatttaaatattagtcataatttaaaaatatttctaaataaaaatatatataattttataatttaatttataaattttaatttaaataatatcaaAACTGACTTTATCTTAAATCGACGGGTGCAGGTCTTTCCAGTCCCTATAAATTAATAGAATCTGCATAGTGGCGTGGCAAACTACGTACCAACTCTATATAAATTTCTCTCATTCTTGCCTCTTCTTCCAAGAATCATATCTTTGCAACAGAGAAGAAAGATTAGAAAAAGTTTGCAAGAAATAGGAGATTGCAGGCCTTATGGGTTCTTGCTGGGCTTGCCATTTGCTTTGGTTGCTCTGCTTTTGTCTCTTATTGGTGCTGTCGCCTGGATCATTGGGTATGTTTCTGTTTATATATTCTTCCaactcctttgtttttttttcacTATTTTTGATCTTTTAGAAGTAAAACCCAGATCATaagattataaaattttcatgtaTTTTACCCTTTTTTCTCCCTAAATATTTATGTTAAAAGAGGGTTTTTTTTTTCCTGATTTTGGCTTGATTGatttgcccttttttttttttttggaatttgtgtttttcttcaATGGCAGGACTATACTGAGTTGCTTGTGCCCATGTTGTGTATGTTGTGCTGGTCTGGCCAATTTGGCAATAGATATTATAAAGCTTCCCTTCAAAATACTTAAATGGTTCGCTGATATTCCTTGTTAATATGTTGATTTCTTAATTGAGATTTTTAGTTATCCTAGAAATTCATGAGATAAATTACtcatttctttttttcctttttgtgcCGTTTTTTCCCTAAGGGTTTATAGACTGATGATCTACCCTATAACATTTTAATTATCTGTACATTGATTTTTTCTTATTGATTACTTTGCTTTTTATGATTAATGAATTGGATTTTGATAGCGACAGCAATGGATGGAGTATTTTTTAACTAATTGATTtgacaaatttttttttatatgcttcatttaataattgaaatgaatttgagtaatataaaattacattttttatgactttaaatttaaaaagtaatattcacatacatgtaaattaaattatgttttatataTTTGATATTTGTTATTTGAATTcgtttatataatttattcattaaatataaaatatatattttttataataatatttataatttttaaatattaaattttaaatagaggattaataattttaaaatataaattattaataaaaatatataaaattaagcgAGTTTAGATAGTATTCAAATAATAATAGTAGGATTTTAGATGAGTTCAAGTAatttagaataaattttaattgagtaTAGGataaatttatatatgaaaattattaattaagttcaaattaaaatattgtgATTTTTTTGGGTATCTTACTCTTTATTATCATAT encodes:
- the LOC131177592 gene encoding signaling peptide TAXIMIN 2-like, translating into MYNGILNKRWDGSLDLLADWSKSMTRLLVVVPCASDSLARDKLAFVNACHRKEMMRRKIRKSLQEIGDCRPYGFLLGLPFALVALLLSLIGAVAWIIGTILSCLCPCCVCCAGLANLAIDIIKLPFKILKWFADIPC